One Spodoptera frugiperda isolate SF20-4 chromosome 10, AGI-APGP_CSIRO_Sfru_2.0, whole genome shotgun sequence genomic region harbors:
- the LOC118277060 gene encoding trypsin-5 isoform X1 — translation MSLWVVLLVLCACGANGKIDEDEDQASSGDNDFEDSIEKIGPTVTQVYEHPYAATLNQNDTYICSAVILNVYWLLTLSKCFDAGVITSYVTHKNLTSYSIRVGSSYNNKAGDLYKIKMMINNFDQKVTATKLETQMVFSSRVQSISLPHPDEEIALGYLSSIIAWTPSGHMRVVNAPAIDSSICETNTKMIPGHYICLGGVQDPNRHFCRRDNGGAVVQNNTLIGISSFINTCALYSKTHAFPKVSSFVRWLDSIIWDENIRPSSTEPPTTTSPFRLPENGTRGPYNQPYYADPGKFMLTLPFDPVNLPLEPALEDNSVLPGISLYESYLQSIARAKTSTPETTKMPEPKTEANQKSKPGNNMDPMMMSQLMYRNAPKNYDRYDYHDIRNIF, via the exons ATGAGTCTGTGGGTAGTGTTGCTGGTCCTTTGTGCTTGTGGGGCCAATGGGAAAATCGATGAAGATGAAGACCAAGCATCTTCAG GAGATAATGACTTCGAGGACAGCATAGAGAAGATAGGACCCACAGTTACGCAGGTCTACGAACACCCATACGCAGCCACTCTCAATCAGAATGACACCTATATCTGCAGTGCGGTCATACTCAACGTGTACTGGCTACTGACACTCTCCAAATGCTTTGATGC CGGCGTCATAACCTCGTACGTCACACACAAGAACCTCACCAGCTACTCGATAAGAGTCGGCAGTTCTTATAACAACAAAGCTGGAGATTTAtataag ataaagATGATGATCAACAACTTCGACCAGAAAGTGACTGCCACCAAGTTGGAAACGCAGATGGTGTTCAGCTCCCGAGTACAGAGCATTAGTCTACCGCATCCTGACGAAGAGATCGCGCTCGGATACTTATCTTCTATCATCGCATGGACTCCTAGTGGG CACATGCGAGTAGTAAACGCCCCAGCCATCGATTCTTCAATATGTGAAACCAACACGAAGATGATACCAGGACACTATATTTGTTTAGGAGGTGTTCAAGATCCTAACAGACACTTCTGCAGG AGGGACAACGGTGGCGCAGTCGTGCAAAACAACACGCTGATTGGCATATCATCTTTCATCAACACCTGCGCCTTATACTCCAAGACTCACGCCTTCCCGAAAGTGTCCAGTTTCGTCCGATGGCTAGACTCCATTATTTGGGACGAGAACATAAGGCCATCGAGCACAGAGCCTCCTACTACCACATCACCCTTCAGGCTCCCAGAAAATGGCACCCGAGGACCGTATAACCAACCGTACTATGCAGATCCAGGGAAATTCATGCTGACACTGCCATTCGATCCCGTAAACCTGCCCTTAGAACCAGCTTTAGAAGATAACTCAGTCCTACCAGGAATAAGTCTATACGAGTCCTACCTGCAGAGCATAGCTCGAGCCAAGACCTCAACCCCTGAGACCACAAAGATGCCCGAACCAAAAACAGAGGCAAACCAAAAAAGCAAACCTGGGAACAATATGGATCCCATGATGATGTCACAACTTATGTACCGAAATGCGCCCAAGAATTACGACCGGTACGATTACCATGATATACGGAATATATTTTAG
- the LOC118277060 gene encoding trypsin-5 isoform X2 produces the protein MSLWVVLLVLCACGANGKIDEDEDQASSGDNDFEDSIEKIGPTVTQVYEHPYAATLNQNDTYICSAVILNVYWLLTLSKCFDAGVITSYVTHKNLTSYSIRVGSSYNNKAGDLYKIKMMINNFDQKVTATKLETQMVFSSRVQSISLPHPDEEIALGYLSSIIAWTPSGHMRVVNAPAIDSSICETNTKMIPGHYICLGGVQDPNRHFCRRDNGGAVVQNNTLIGISSFINTCALYSKTHAFPKVSSFVRWLDSIIWDENIRPSSTEPPTTTSPFRLPENGTRGPYNQPYYADPGKFMLTLPFDPVNLPLEPALEDNSVLPGISLYESYLQSIARAKTSTPETTKMPEPKTEANQKSKPGNNMDPMMMSQLMYRNAPKNYDRIWFG, from the exons ATGAGTCTGTGGGTAGTGTTGCTGGTCCTTTGTGCTTGTGGGGCCAATGGGAAAATCGATGAAGATGAAGACCAAGCATCTTCAG GAGATAATGACTTCGAGGACAGCATAGAGAAGATAGGACCCACAGTTACGCAGGTCTACGAACACCCATACGCAGCCACTCTCAATCAGAATGACACCTATATCTGCAGTGCGGTCATACTCAACGTGTACTGGCTACTGACACTCTCCAAATGCTTTGATGC CGGCGTCATAACCTCGTACGTCACACACAAGAACCTCACCAGCTACTCGATAAGAGTCGGCAGTTCTTATAACAACAAAGCTGGAGATTTAtataag ataaagATGATGATCAACAACTTCGACCAGAAAGTGACTGCCACCAAGTTGGAAACGCAGATGGTGTTCAGCTCCCGAGTACAGAGCATTAGTCTACCGCATCCTGACGAAGAGATCGCGCTCGGATACTTATCTTCTATCATCGCATGGACTCCTAGTGGG CACATGCGAGTAGTAAACGCCCCAGCCATCGATTCTTCAATATGTGAAACCAACACGAAGATGATACCAGGACACTATATTTGTTTAGGAGGTGTTCAAGATCCTAACAGACACTTCTGCAGG AGGGACAACGGTGGCGCAGTCGTGCAAAACAACACGCTGATTGGCATATCATCTTTCATCAACACCTGCGCCTTATACTCCAAGACTCACGCCTTCCCGAAAGTGTCCAGTTTCGTCCGATGGCTAGACTCCATTATTTGGGACGAGAACATAAGGCCATCGAGCACAGAGCCTCCTACTACCACATCACCCTTCAGGCTCCCAGAAAATGGCACCCGAGGACCGTATAACCAACCGTACTATGCAGATCCAGGGAAATTCATGCTGACACTGCCATTCGATCCCGTAAACCTGCCCTTAGAACCAGCTTTAGAAGATAACTCAGTCCTACCAGGAATAAGTCTATACGAGTCCTACCTGCAGAGCATAGCTCGAGCCAAGACCTCAACCCCTGAGACCACAAAGATGCCCGAACCAAAAACAGAGGCAAACCAAAAAAGCAAACCTGGGAACAATATGGATCCCATGATGATGTCACAACTTATGTACCGAAATGCGCCCAAGAATTACGACCG aaTCTGGTTTGGATGA